In Leucobacter sp. CX169, a single genomic region encodes these proteins:
- a CDS encoding M20/M25/M40 family metallo-hydrolase has product MSVVVAPRQGSAERLSRMIQLPTVSAELAERGREPFEAFVLLLEELYPLTHAALARERITDFGLLFRWPGQDGTAAPVVLMAHYDVVPVDESDAWTYPPFAGRIEGEFVYGRGALDDKGPLLVILEAVENLLASGFTPARDVYLSFGGNEESFGDAAVSIAQTFQDRGIVPWLVLDEGGAVVDAPLPFVQGTAAMIGVGEKGIATVRLSARGDGGHASAPPKITAVGRVSRAVHRVTPGTFPVRTPAAISRMLQLFSNRTPGPARALLRILAAARPLTGVVFAALGGEPAALVRTTVAPTMLSGGTASNVLPSQASATINLRIALGETVAGTAARIRRRVRDPLVSVEVVEGSEPSPESATNNAQFALLARAVGVSHPEAQAVPYVMMAATDSRHFHRFTPAVYRFAPLAMSSELRATIHGVDERVAIAELARGERFHRELIERLAPDTK; this is encoded by the coding sequence ATGAGTGTCGTCGTCGCCCCACGTCAGGGATCAGCAGAGCGCCTGTCGCGCATGATCCAGCTGCCCACGGTCTCCGCCGAGTTGGCCGAGCGCGGGCGGGAGCCGTTCGAGGCGTTCGTCCTGCTCCTTGAGGAGCTGTACCCGCTCACCCACGCGGCGCTCGCGCGCGAGCGCATCACCGACTTTGGCCTCCTGTTTCGCTGGCCCGGGCAGGACGGGACGGCCGCGCCGGTCGTCCTGATGGCGCACTACGACGTCGTGCCGGTCGACGAGTCGGACGCCTGGACCTATCCGCCGTTCGCTGGCCGCATCGAGGGCGAGTTCGTGTACGGGCGCGGCGCGCTCGACGACAAGGGCCCGCTGCTCGTGATCCTGGAAGCGGTGGAGAACCTGCTCGCCTCAGGGTTCACCCCCGCCCGCGACGTCTACCTCTCGTTCGGCGGGAACGAAGAGAGCTTTGGCGACGCCGCGGTTTCCATCGCGCAGACCTTCCAGGATCGCGGCATCGTGCCGTGGCTGGTGCTCGACGAGGGCGGGGCGGTTGTCGACGCGCCACTCCCGTTTGTCCAGGGCACCGCGGCCATGATCGGTGTGGGCGAGAAGGGTATTGCGACCGTGCGCCTCTCGGCTCGCGGCGACGGCGGGCACGCCTCTGCCCCGCCCAAGATCACCGCGGTGGGCCGCGTCTCCCGCGCCGTGCATCGGGTCACCCCCGGCACGTTCCCGGTGCGCACCCCCGCCGCCATCTCGCGCATGCTACAGCTCTTCTCCAACCGCACCCCGGGGCCCGCGCGGGCGCTCCTCCGGATCCTCGCCGCGGCGCGACCGCTCACGGGAGTGGTCTTCGCGGCCCTCGGCGGAGAGCCCGCGGCGCTCGTGCGCACGACGGTCGCCCCGACCATGCTGTCGGGAGGAACCGCGTCGAACGTGCTGCCCTCGCAGGCGAGTGCCACCATCAACCTGCGCATCGCCCTCGGCGAGACGGTGGCTGGGACGGCGGCGCGGATCCGGCGCCGTGTGCGCGACCCCTTGGTGTCCGTCGAGGTCGTCGAGGGCAGCGAGCCCTCGCCCGAGTCCGCGACGAACAATGCGCAATTCGCGCTGCTCGCGCGCGCGGTGGGGGTCTCTCACCCCGAGGCGCAGGCGGTGCCGTACGTGATGATGGCGGCGACCGATTCGCGCCACTTCCACCGTTTCACGCCCGCCGTCTACCGCTTTGCGCCGCTCGCGATGTCCTCCGAGCTCCGAGCGACCATTCACGGCGTCGACGAGCGGGTGGCGATCGCCGAGCTCGCGCGCGGGGAACGCTTCCATCGCGAACTCATCGAACGGCTCGCGCCCGACACAAAGTGA
- a CDS encoding MFS transporter, whose translation MSTTAKSSTTHIAKVTLGTLASVVGFLAFVEFTSGILQGYYTPMLTDIARHLGIHDADVNWLEGSQLMLSALVVPAFAKLGDMYGHKRMLLISTALTAAASLALPFTDSFAVFLVAWALQGFYVVWLPLEIALIWSRSRGREGRSLLTARSAGLLVAALEAGAITGALLGGQLVDTLPLRVVLLVPAICVVLCFFVILFGVKESPEQTRGKLDLVGLSLISIALIAFTGGLSLMRLMGPGSLVPWGVTLLGVLLVIPFARWELKHPDPLIDVRMFRSPALAPVFLTAGLFGVSVLGAQAPLSTFARTDPAEVGYGLGTTGFSTSLIMGFYLVAMIVGALLFPKFARLATPRVTLIFAAALVGVGYLLFVPFHGSYLQVTINMVIAGIGSGALVASLPAAAAAAAPATQTGVATGLTNSVKTVGGAIASCVFGIALMQGVAGGASETAGSLSGYVTVWLVCGLTALAAAVLLCFVPKNAFQDQSADAVLPLGAASPSDAA comes from the coding sequence ATGAGCACAACGGCTAAGTCCAGCACCACTCATATCGCAAAGGTGACGCTGGGCACCCTTGCCAGCGTCGTCGGCTTTCTCGCCTTCGTTGAGTTCACGAGCGGGATCCTGCAGGGGTATTACACGCCCATGCTTACGGACATCGCGAGGCACCTCGGCATCCACGACGCCGACGTGAACTGGCTCGAAGGCTCGCAGCTCATGCTCTCTGCCCTCGTCGTGCCCGCCTTCGCGAAGCTCGGCGACATGTATGGGCACAAGCGGATGCTCCTTATCTCGACCGCGCTCACCGCCGCAGCCTCGCTCGCGCTGCCGTTCACCGATTCGTTCGCGGTGTTCCTGGTGGCGTGGGCTCTCCAGGGCTTCTACGTCGTCTGGCTGCCCCTCGAGATCGCGCTGATCTGGTCCCGCAGCCGCGGGCGGGAGGGGCGTTCTCTCCTCACCGCCCGGTCCGCCGGCCTGCTCGTCGCCGCCCTCGAAGCGGGCGCCATCACCGGCGCGCTCCTGGGCGGTCAGCTCGTCGACACGCTGCCGCTGCGCGTCGTTTTGCTCGTCCCGGCAATCTGCGTCGTGCTGTGCTTCTTCGTGATCCTGTTCGGGGTGAAGGAGTCGCCCGAGCAGACCCGCGGCAAGCTCGACCTCGTCGGGCTCAGCCTCATCTCGATCGCGCTCATCGCGTTCACTGGCGGCCTCAGCCTCATGCGGCTGATGGGGCCGGGCAGCCTCGTCCCGTGGGGTGTCACCCTGCTCGGGGTGCTCCTGGTTATTCCGTTCGCGCGCTGGGAGCTCAAGCACCCCGATCCGCTGATCGACGTGCGCATGTTCCGCTCTCCCGCGCTCGCCCCGGTGTTCCTCACCGCGGGACTCTTCGGCGTGAGCGTGCTCGGCGCCCAAGCTCCCCTGTCCACCTTCGCGCGGACCGACCCCGCCGAGGTCGGCTACGGTCTCGGCACCACCGGGTTCAGCACCTCGCTGATCATGGGCTTCTATCTCGTGGCCATGATCGTCGGCGCCCTCCTCTTCCCGAAGTTTGCGCGGCTCGCGACCCCGCGCGTCACTCTGATCTTCGCGGCCGCCCTCGTCGGCGTCGGCTACCTGCTGTTCGTGCCGTTCCACGGCAGCTACCTGCAGGTCACGATCAACATGGTCATCGCGGGCATCGGCTCGGGAGCACTCGTCGCCTCGCTGCCGGCCGCAGCGGCCGCCGCAGCCCCCGCGACACAGACGGGCGTCGCAACCGGGCTCACCAACTCGGTCAAGACCGTCGGTGGCGCGATCGCCTCCTGCGTCTTCGGCATCGCCCTCATGCAGGGAGTCGCGGGGGGCGCGTCAGAAACCGCGGGTTCGCTCTCGGGCTATGTCACGGTGTGGCTCGTGTGTGGCCTGACCGCGCTCGCCGCAGCGGTGCTGCTGTGCTTCGTACCGAAGAACGCGTTCCAGGATCAGTCAGCGGACGCGGTGCTGCCGTTGGGCGCGGCTTCGCCGTCCGACGCCGCGTAA
- a CDS encoding pyridoxamine 5'-phosphate oxidase family protein has protein sequence MTQAPSSPNLQPQRMPELMSRDRGALDQLLSDTVLAHVGLSVDGRPMVMPTAFAVQDDKLLIHGSTGSRWMRAVQEQDACVTITRLNGVLVARSMFESSIHYQSAVFFGRFTRVEPERLDAALVQLTDRILPGRSEELRGNSRKELAATLLLEMPITDWSLRISDGWAEDDDRDVAGDAWGGVIRLAPQRATAEAAPDLRAGIAVPPSVAAFVGNPRGIV, from the coding sequence ATGACCCAGGCACCCTCAAGCCCGAACCTGCAGCCGCAACGGATGCCGGAACTGATGAGCCGCGACCGCGGCGCGCTGGACCAGCTCCTCTCAGATACGGTGCTCGCCCACGTCGGGCTGAGCGTCGACGGGCGACCCATGGTGATGCCGACGGCGTTCGCGGTCCAGGACGACAAGCTCCTCATCCACGGCTCGACCGGCTCTCGCTGGATGCGCGCGGTCCAGGAGCAAGACGCGTGCGTTACCATCACGCGCCTCAACGGCGTGCTTGTGGCCCGTTCGATGTTCGAGTCCTCGATTCACTACCAGAGCGCGGTGTTCTTCGGCCGTTTCACGCGGGTGGAGCCCGAGCGCCTGGACGCGGCGCTCGTGCAGCTCACAGACCGGATCCTGCCCGGCCGGTCCGAAGAACTGCGCGGCAATTCGCGCAAAGAGCTCGCCGCCACGCTGCTGCTTGAAATGCCGATCACGGACTGGTCGCTGCGCATCTCGGACGGCTGGGCCGAGGACGACGATCGTGACGTCGCGGGGGACGCCTGGGGCGGGGTCATCCGGCTCGCGCCGCAGCGTGCGACGGCCGAGGCTGCGCCTGACCTGCGCGCGGGCATCGCGGTGCCGCCCTCAGTGGCGGCATTCGTCGGAAACCCGCGCGGAATCGTCTAG
- a CDS encoding PLP-dependent aminotransferase family protein — protein sequence MDTFPQITIDRGAEISLTEQLLRGLRSAIAAGHMRPGEPVPASRAFAERLGVSRSVVVGAYEQLVGEAFLESRQGAGTRVSATLPSWVVDTALPASLPPRAPERASVPSTRPIDLTAGRPFAPLEAPRAWVRALSRAARVPWSSDSVDPLGDPRLREAFATHARVSRGLACAADDVVVTSGTSEALLLVGLAMREARGGASPRIAVEDPGYPEGAAALSRAGAELFPLPVGVDGTSVRDLAELHRRVRLDAVMLTPSHQYPLGGRIPADERLALIDWAHRHDVTIIEDDYDSEFRHAGAALPAMASLDPHGITVYIATLNKVLSPSLRCGMIVLPRASGALREAIAGTRIVAGASVSAHTQIALADYLSNGDFKRTVARNKREYRHRRDLVLRVLGAGGIPVAGAEGGLHVVVPLPRELDAGALVRELAERGVRLESLGGFSSGNPGANGLVIGYGAESIPRLTAGLEAVRAVCAARLDPVPQQS from the coding sequence ATGGACACCTTTCCCCAGATCACGATCGACCGCGGCGCGGAGATCTCCCTGACGGAGCAATTGCTGCGCGGGCTGCGCTCGGCGATCGCCGCGGGGCACATGCGGCCGGGGGAGCCAGTGCCCGCCAGTCGCGCGTTTGCCGAACGGCTCGGCGTCTCACGCTCGGTCGTCGTCGGTGCCTACGAGCAGCTCGTGGGCGAGGCGTTCCTCGAGAGCCGGCAGGGGGCGGGCACCCGAGTTTCGGCGACGCTGCCGAGCTGGGTGGTGGACACAGCGCTTCCGGCTAGCCTTCCGCCCCGCGCGCCCGAGCGGGCGAGCGTGCCATCGACCCGTCCAATCGACCTGACGGCGGGCCGACCGTTCGCCCCGCTCGAAGCGCCGCGGGCGTGGGTGCGTGCGCTGTCGCGCGCCGCGCGGGTGCCCTGGAGTTCGGACTCGGTCGATCCGCTCGGCGACCCGCGCCTCCGCGAGGCATTCGCGACGCACGCTCGAGTGTCGCGGGGGCTGGCTTGCGCTGCGGACGACGTGGTCGTCACGTCCGGGACGTCCGAAGCCCTGCTGCTGGTGGGGCTCGCGATGCGCGAAGCGCGCGGCGGGGCGTCGCCCCGCATCGCCGTGGAAGATCCCGGGTATCCCGAGGGTGCCGCGGCGCTGTCGCGTGCCGGGGCGGAGCTCTTCCCGCTGCCGGTCGGGGTCGATGGCACCTCCGTGCGCGACCTCGCCGAGCTGCACCGGCGCGTCCGCCTCGACGCGGTGATGCTCACGCCGAGCCATCAGTACCCGCTGGGGGGCAGGATCCCGGCGGACGAGCGGCTGGCGCTGATCGACTGGGCGCACCGGCACGACGTCACCATCATCGAGGACGACTACGACAGCGAGTTTCGGCATGCGGGGGCGGCGCTGCCCGCCATGGCGTCGCTTGACCCGCACGGCATCACCGTCTACATCGCGACCCTCAACAAGGTGCTGTCGCCGTCGCTGCGCTGCGGAATGATTGTGCTTCCCAGGGCCTCGGGCGCGCTGCGTGAGGCGATCGCCGGCACACGCATTGTCGCGGGGGCGAGCGTGTCCGCACACACCCAGATCGCACTGGCTGACTACCTGTCGAACGGCGACTTCAAGCGCACGGTGGCGCGGAACAAGCGCGAATACCGGCACCGCCGAGACCTCGTCTTGCGCGTGCTCGGTGCCGGCGGCATTCCCGTGGCGGGCGCGGAGGGCGGGCTCCACGTCGTCGTCCCCTTGCCTCGCGAGCTTGACGCCGGAGCGCTGGTGCGCGAACTGGCGGAGCGGGGAGTGCGGCTGGAGAGTCTGGGCGGGTTCTCCTCCGGCAATCCAGGAGCGAACGGGCTTGTCATTGGGTACGGAGCGGAGTCGATCCCGCGCCTCACGGCGGGCCTCGAAGCCGTCCGCGCAGTCTGCGCGGCCAGGCTGGATCCGGTGCCGCAGCAGAGCTGA